The nucleotide sequence GCCATTGAGCAAAAGCTCTAAATCGCAGAGTTGGCGCTGCGTAAGAGTGAGAGAAGGGGGATTGGCAAAAGATTGGCCAGGAAAAGCAATAATTAAACATAACAGCAACAACCAGCGAAAAGCTGCCGGTCGGTTTTTCTTCATTTGATGCTCAGTCATGATGATTCTCGATTTGAATTTATTTGATCATTAAAGCTTGTTTTCAAATTACTAATAGCCTAAATTTAAGTTCTTTCTAGTCGGATTGCAATGCGGATAGACAGGGCGATATTAAATCGATATAGCCCGTCCATCCGCATTGCAACCTGGCTGAGAAATAATCTTGAATATAGGCATTATGAATTTGAAGACAAGCTCTTAGCCTTATCTTAATACCTATCTTTGTTATTTGATTGAATCTTTATTTAACTTATCAGCTAAAAATTAAACAGACACTTATCTACCTGATATTTAGAAACTTCATCAGCAATTATTAAGCTCGAAAGACCTTGCAGATGGAGGATAGAGGTCTAAAGCAAAGAAACCGAACAAATTCGCTAAATTAGGAAGAAATAATGAGTATAGCTTCGTATTGCTCGCCTAAAACAGAAAGCCGGGAAAGCGCGATTGAAGGAAAGGGGCGCTTTGCTAAAGAAGCGATTAGCAGAGGGGAAATCATTGCCGTCCGCTCAGGGCATCTGGTAAATGGCAAGCAGCTCGAAGAATATGCAGATGTCATCGACGATGCCGAGCATCAAATTGCCGATGATTTTTATCTCATTCCTACATCCAAGAATGAGTTTGAAGATGTCATGTGTTTTATCAATCATTCCTGCACGCCAAATGTAGGAATTTTGGGAAATATTATTTTAATTGCCATTAGAGAGATAGAAGCAGAAGAAGAACTTTGCTTGGATTATGCGATGGTCTTTAACAATGAAAAGACTTTTTCCTGTAAGTGTGGAGAAGAAAATTGCCGCAAGACCATTACAGGAAAAGACTGGATGAATAAAGATTTGCAAAACAAGTATGGAGACTATTTTTCAAGCTATTTGCTGCAAAAGATTAAGCAGCAAAAGGCCCATTCTTGATCCGGCTGACCAAATTTTACAAATCAATGGTTTAAACGCGGTCTTCGACCAATTGCTGATTGGTTCTTACATTATCTCTCAGCCAAGGCCCCAGAAAATTTAGAAGGGCATCATTGACCGGATCCGGGCATTCCTCATGGGGGAGATGACCGCATTGAGGAATACTTATGCCTTGAACTTGGCTTGCCATCGTTTTCCAAATACCCAGAACATCGAACATTTGGCCGACCAAATCAAAATTTTCTCCCCATAAGGCCAATATGGGACATTGAATGAGAACATTCTCATCTTGTTTATCTTGCGCCACATCTTCTTCAGCCGCACGGTAATCGCTAAAGGCTCCCCTCAAGGCTCCGGGCTGAGAATAGGCATTGACATAAACGGCAATTTCCTCATCTGTAAACGTTTCGGGATTATAACACCAAGTCGTATAGAAATGACGCAACCAAATCTCTTCCCTTCCCTGGATTAAGGCTTCCGGAAGATCGGGAAGACGGTTAAAAATAAAAAACCAATGCCCTTTGGCAATTTTAGCATCCATCGATTCGAAAATAATGCGGGTGGGAACATTGTCCAGGACAGCAAGCCGATCAACGACATCAGGGAAATCTTTTGCAAATCTAGTCGCTACGCGTGCGCCCCGGTCATGGCCGATAAGAGCGATTTTTTGAATTCCCAAGGCCTGAAGCAGTTCATAAATATCTCTCGCCATTGTGCGCTTGTCATAGCCTGAAGCCGGCTTTTCGCTATACCCATATCCACGCAAATCAGGAACAATGACGCGAAATTTCTGAGCGAGGACGGGGATCTGCTTGCGCCAAGCAAACCACATCTCCGGAAATCCGTGCAAGAGCACAACAGGCGGTCCCTCTCCTACCTCAACATAATGCAGTTTAATTCCATTTACTTTACGCGTGTGATGACTAAGCATTCCCTCTTTCCTCCCTTTTTCTAGATCTTGCTACGCATAATAGCCTATAGATCTATCCATATCGCCCTTCGACTTGCGAGACAATGGTTATTTTAATTTTGAAGGAAGAATTTTTAATAACTTTAAGAGCTTGTCTTTTTTGCAGATCTATTTATAAATTTATTTTTATTTAATTCATTTTTTTGATTCAAATTAAATAAAAATGAATATTTGAAGACATAGAAGTCGCTGTGCTATACTTTCTTAATTAAATTATTTGAGCGGATGATCTATTGAGGCTATCGCATTGCCAATTATCTAGGAGAAAGAATTTTAATCTAGGCAATTAGCAATGTGACAATCTCTGATGAGGTGGCTCTACTTAACTTAGCTAAGTCAGTCCGTCAATGAAAAGGAGTATTAAATGAAAAAACTTATTCATGGCATTGTCGATTTTAGAAAGAATCTCACGGAAGAAAGCAGAGCCCTTTTTGCCAAGCTTGCCTTAGGACAAAAACCGGATGCGCTCTTCATTGCCTGCTCGGATAGCCGCGTTGTCCCCAATCTTTTTGCTTCTACTAACCCTGGAGATGTATTTGTTCTGCGAAACGTGGGGAATCTGATGCCCCCTTTTTCCGCTTCTCCTGGAGATGCAAGCGCTTCGGCCGCCCTTGAATTTTCCATTTTCTCTCTCAATGTATCTGACATTATTGTTTGCGGCCACTCGGAATGCGGGGCCATGCAAATGCTTGCCCAAGGCACCTATGATTCTTCCTGTCCCCACCTTCAAGCGTGGCTCCAATATGGAACGGAATCCCTAAATAAAGTCAGACAGGGATTTACAATTGATCCTTCTTTATCCGAGCACAATCAAATTTCTCAAATCAATGTTCTTCAACAAATCGATCATATTAAAAGTTATCCCTTTGTTCAGGAACGCATAGAAAAAAATAAACTTCACATTCATGGCTGGTGGTTTGATATTGCCCATGCGGACGTCTACTGTTATGAGCAAAGCCTCAATCAATTCGTTTTAATCGATGAAAACGAAGCCAAGCTTATCTTGGAAAGACTAGGATAATTGAATTTATCAATGAGTTGCTTTAAGTCTTTTCCAAGAAATGCTTTTACAGCCTATCTAATTCTAAATTAGGAAAAAGACTTGAAACGGAGTAGGTATCTGCTCAATCTGAAGGAGGGGTGGCTGGCTATTTCCCCTCCCCTATTCTTCCACGGCGCATAAGAAGCGGGCCTTCCTCTTTTCAAATAAGGAATAGACCTCTTATTTCTCATCCCTTTTTTATTCTTGTTAAACATTTTCTTATTTTTAGCGTATAGAAAATAGATGAAGCCCTATCAATCCATAAGGAGGTCGTATGCTGCCCTTAAATTTTGATGCAGTCGGCTCTAATCCCGGGGAG is from Candidatus Protochlamydia phocaeensis and encodes:
- a CDS encoding carbonic anhydrase, whose translation is MKKLIHGIVDFRKNLTEESRALFAKLALGQKPDALFIACSDSRVVPNLFASTNPGDVFVLRNVGNLMPPFSASPGDASASAALEFSIFSLNVSDIIVCGHSECGAMQMLAQGTYDSSCPHLQAWLQYGTESLNKVRQGFTIDPSLSEHNQISQINVLQQIDHIKSYPFVQERIEKNKLHIHGWWFDIAHADVYCYEQSLNQFVLIDENEAKLILERLG
- a CDS encoding SET domain-containing protein-lysine N-methyltransferase; amino-acid sequence: MSIASYCSPKTESRESAIEGKGRFAKEAISRGEIIAVRSGHLVNGKQLEEYADVIDDAEHQIADDFYLIPTSKNEFEDVMCFINHSCTPNVGILGNIILIAIREIEAEEELCLDYAMVFNNEKTFSCKCGEENCRKTITGKDWMNKDLQNKYGDYFSSYLLQKIKQQKAHS
- a CDS encoding alpha/beta fold hydrolase, yielding MLSHHTRKVNGIKLHYVEVGEGPPVVLLHGFPEMWFAWRKQIPVLAQKFRVIVPDLRGYGYSEKPASGYDKRTMARDIYELLQALGIQKIALIGHDRGARVATRFAKDFPDVVDRLAVLDNVPTRIIFESMDAKIAKGHWFFIFNRLPDLPEALIQGREEIWLRHFYTTWCYNPETFTDEEIAVYVNAYSQPGALRGAFSDYRAAEEDVAQDKQDENVLIQCPILALWGENFDLVGQMFDVLGIWKTMASQVQGISIPQCGHLPHEECPDPVNDALLNFLGPWLRDNVRTNQQLVEDRV